The genomic segment cggcTAGACCCGACagggttaagtagacagcacgtcaaacggattgcataccagcgagatgcctattttattcgcccaggttattcaatttgttttaaaattaacttgttgacaatcatctgtccctttccttttcggcggataagaaaatgacgggtataacttaaaataaaattaagaggtgtctgcaggattcggggccagtacctacttattataagtAGTTACTTAACAAAGTACTACTTTGTTGTTTTATTACTGTCATGCCAACTTCTCTTGGCATTCTTTTATCTTATCTTTTGTTTATAAATTCTTAGGCAAATATATTGATCTCATATATAAACAAATGGATAACCAATGTCtataaaaaagtgtccgcggcgcatGTTGTCACAAATGACGACGTGTAGTAACAGCACTGTACAGTCAAGAgccatatcatgtacccactttagaaccctgtcgcactatcatatttgatatttaatgagacttacggtttaattagtcaaaaaagtgaatgtgacatgattttaaagtatatacatattagtactcgtgaccatacaaccgatattgcactttattagAACAGCCTTAAGCTTGTGAGGGAACGAACGTGATTCTACGTATTTGTTAACAGTATGTCTGTGAGCAAATGCTAAGATTgtgaacaatattattatacaatatcATGTCCTCTCTTctcattaattaaattatctataggtattattatatattaattcgTCCCTAAACGGATCTCAATTCAACACAACAAATTATGTCGCTTTAGTTTACAATAGATAGTGACATCGAACGATATAAAAACAACAACGACTTATCTTTTAACCTGCAATATCGTTTATGtccgataattaaaataaaatactcaatGTAATCTATGGACACTCGATACCGGACAAGGGTTTAATGACCGATCActttcttgtcggtgtagcattctccatgctactttttagggaaaaatagggcagtggtttcccttttgccttccgccccgcagtactctgtctgacgtgagtgggttggcgcccagagtagtctatttcaaagccgtactaggactcctttcctccacctctgaatagtactaacagttactgctgttAATTCTTCTTAAAGtgttaaaatataaacattgtTTTGTGGTAGACCCGAAATTCTCTAAGAAAAGTCCCTAACAAGAGTTTATTAAATTTCTGTTCATACCAACAGATTTTTTCCTGTTTCAGTTCGACTTAGGCTGTCAAAACTGGAAAAGGACTCTTATAGGCACAGTCCACAACGCAGGTCTATTTGTTTCGCTCCCTCTTACGGGAATATTGTCAGACAAGTACGGGAGAAGAGTAGCGTTGGCAGTCGCGTCTCTGATGAACGGGATATTTGGTTTCATCAGGTCGTTTTCTACGAGTTACGTCATGATGTTGGTCTTCGAGTTTTTAGAAGCTGGGTTGGGTGCTGGGGCTTACAGTACGGCTTTTGTAATAGGTAAGTTGTTTactgttgtttgttgttgttatataacataatttaaaaatatactaaaatgcAAACATATTTTGAGCTAGTCCAATATTCAGCACGTATAAACTAAAAAGTAACTAGCTAAGTACTcgttttaacttaattttaggTAAAATTCAGGTTATATAACAAACAGATGCTAGTCTTACTTATTGTATCAACTTGTTTGGCTATAGTATTATCTGTCAGACAAAAAGTCTAGACGACTattgaaaaaaatgttaagaAAGTCTATGAAGCTTTGGATATTGAGACGTTGTATTCGCTTTTCAAGTGATTTGTCGAGACAAATGACTCTTCGATTGATAAGGTCAGAAAGCATAAAAGACAGACCTTTGTATGATACTGTATGACAAATGATATTGCTTCGAGACAATCTTTTGATATTTACGTCAACGATGTTACTAGAAAACGAAAAGtcaatttcattttcaaaataacgtAAAGTTTCCAGAGACTTCGCATATAGCTTGCAAATAGCTGCCTTTTGGTTGATAGGAAACAAAGGAAGATTGGAGGAAATTTGTTGTTTATCCTCATTGCAAAGTATGCTACGGATATTAACAAAAGTATCAAAAGCAGTTCAAGCTAATTATTTCAGACAATAAACATTTTGGTAttactaataattttatgttttttgcagCAATGGAACTAGTTGGACCAAAAGGCAGAGTATTTGGAAATACTCTGATAAATGCTGTCTACGTCATGGGCCTCATGACGTTAGCTGGTCTATCATGGAAACTACAAAGCTGGAGGACACTTCTGAGGATTATTTACACACCAGCATTACTAGTAATCTCATATCTGTGGATATTGAATGAAAGCGTCCGCTGGCTCATCAGTAAAGGGAGGCACCACGACGCAGCAAATATTTTGAAGAAAGCAGCTAAGATGAACAATGTAGACTTGTCAGAAGACGTCCTATCACCGCTTTATGAGCTAGAAAAGAAAGCCATAGCAGAACCCGACGAGAAAGAAAAGGAGATAGCACCAAGCGAAGAAAAGGTGCAACAGAAAGAGACATCTACATTCAGAGACGTTATAAAATCGAGTATTATAAGAAAAAGAGTGTTTGTGTGTTCGTTTTTGTGGATAACCTGCACTTTTGTTTACTATGGACTCTCAATCAATTCAGTGTCATTAGCAGGGAACAAGTATGTAAACTTTATGCTGGTGGCCTTTGTTGAAATTCCCGCGAATTTTATGTGTTTGCTAGTGCTGGACAGATTTGGACGAAAAAAGCctttaataatt from the Pectinophora gossypiella chromosome 11, ilPecGoss1.1, whole genome shotgun sequence genome contains:
- the LOC126370549 gene encoding organic cation transporter protein-like, whose amino-acid sequence is MTKDTAIALDSILEQLGPFGRYNIVNYALLLFPIFLAGMFGSVYVFEAPDIGYRCKINECETLNDTKWTYYAIPPEKEVLSKCRRYRFAENTSEITCSAKDFNTAVVDKCSSFVYDDEDSAVRDFDLGCQNWKRTLIGTVHNAGLFVSLPLTGILSDKYGRRVALAVASLMNGIFGFIRSFSTSYVMMLVFEFLEAGLGAGAYSTAFVIAMELVGPKGRVFGNTLINAVYVMGLMTLAGLSWKLQSWRTLLRIIYTPALLVISYLWILNESVRWLISKGRHHDAANILKKAAKMNNVDLSEDVLSPLYELEKKAIAEPDEKEKEIAPSEEKVQQKETSTFRDVIKSSIIRKRVFVCSFLWITCTFVYYGLSINSVSLAGNKYVNFMLVAFVEIPANFMCLLVLDRFGRKKPLIITYILSACLCISLSFVPKDHKLWSLILYLSGKFSITVAYSSVYIYVSEVFPTSVRQSLLAVCSSLGRIGSTLAPLTPLLALYYDNLPAIFFGCLALIASLMVFTLPETINVPLPDTVEEAERLSRTKDHKQYA